The genomic segment cagtttttttctttttcttttttttttcttcttttttatatcgcTTGTATTTCTCTTTGGCTATTCGCTTTATGGCCTTCTCAATATACTCtcgatgattataaaaaaaaaaaggtaagtgTTCGGATCAGTTTGCATGTATTTCGATTAATTTTACAGGCTCTAAAATTAACGATGATATAAATCTTCAGTGACACTGAAATGATTTAAATTCGTGATGATTGAGAAGCAGActcaaaaccttaaaaaaaatataatattttaaataaatatttagaattgATTGACACtgatttcaataaaaagaaaagatgaaaaagaaaataaaagaaaagaaagaaaaataatacccCAATATACATGAAACTtgataacaatatatttatatcattaaaaaaatttagaccaaataaattcaataatattgaaaaaaaaaaacagtagccAAAGTAGATCACACATGCCACTCAACAAGTGAGTTGTCTATTAACTTTGCAGTACACGTATGCTTCACTTCAACTTTTGTTGGTGATTTTATTTGGTATTGTTAAATTTCTCTCGACATGATATTTCAATGATACTGGAGGTTTCACCAGCTGTTTGCTTGCAACGCTCACCAGCTTCAATAACATCTGTCTTAAAAACTCATCGGATGCCTGTTAAATTTCTCTCGGCATGATATTTCAgtgattttatttgatgttgATGTTTGCTGAGAGTCAGAGTTAGCTGGGGCTAATGCCTGCATGCTAGTGTTATTGTCAACGTCTGCTGCTAACAGGGGAAATGGAGATTGGAGAAGAGAGTGAGAGGAAGAGAGCAACATGCATGGGTGGGTGGTGGTGGCTGGATTAGATAGGGAAACCTGATCgagcaaacaaaaattttattcattcaGGTTGGTTCGGGTCGGTATCCACCGGTGGATACCGACCGGAACCAACCTGAGGAAGTTACTGGTATCAAACAAATTAAACCAACTCCGGGATCTTTCAGCAACAGCAAAACGGTGTAGTAGTTAGCACATGATGATCTGCATGTATACGTTTTGAAATTCCAAATATACTCTTAGATCAAACTAGTCACCTTATCCCCTCTTCGTTACAGGTAAGAAGTTACTTCATAacgtaaaaaatataaaaatgcagGTGATGTTACTTTTTTTCAACATCAAGAAATATTTAAAGTGTGAAATGAAAATTCAACATATTTCTTTAAgaagataaattaataattatatatatatattaacctaTCTGATCTAGAGTCatgtgaaaatatttattttttctcatttaattagatgtcagtttttttaactgaaataataatttaaactctactaaaacaaaatttaagctacttgaaattacaataaatatatatttttaatctaagctttatttttttttatcaatgcatCTCTCGAATATTTTAACGGAAACATATTTTAAGATTACAATcattgttttcaaaataaaaatctatcataatcttaaaagcaaaaaaacaaaaaaattaaaataaaatcttggtattttatatatagttgaagacaaaataaaatatgataaaattatatcaagaatatattataaacttttaaaaacataaatttatttaaattgaataatcatgtaatttttttatatttcgcCTTTTGTTTTACCTTAAACCATCTCAAAATCATTTTAGAAACCTCACTAAATCCATTTCAAAAAATCGAAAAGcctaaaataatctaaaaaccaaaattcaacggaataaaaaaaaacatttacggtcctaatctatttttttatgacatttttaaagtaaaatataacatttattgatattaaatttagtttttttttgtggccGAATGTGATCAACCAATCaccctcttttttctctcttatttttctatAGCTTTCTTTCCGTTGTCGAACTCTAGAAATTGAGATATAAGGAAATGAAGTGTAGAAATAAAATGTCAAGCCCTCAAACAAAAGAGATCagaatttaaaagtaaaaaaatacaggGACCAAACTGTAGTTTTGAGTTTCCCATGagtattaaaaaagaagaagaaaagggttgTTGCTTTGTTTTCTGTATATAAATTGGTCCCCGTTATTTGAAAacttttaatcaataaaattaaattctatttttcaaaatcCAGCATTAATTTAACaccatgattttttgatatcCTAAATATAATGTAAAACAAGagccaaaacaaattatgtggTTTAAAACCGTGTGATGAAATTTACAACTATATGAATATAATATGagagaatgaaatttaaaaaaaatataaaatcaattaccGTATCAAATGCTCGttgaaagataaataaataaaaaataaaaggaagaggGAGCACGCACGGTGCAATTCACTGCTGAAAGTGCCTAAAGCTATATGGCGGTTGAAACAATAACTCCTTGCAaatcttttagttttgtttataatataattgtaattgtaatgtaaTATCCTTATCATTTATAGCCAGTGTAACAAATTAAGACAACGTTATTAACTTGGTCGGAAAGAACATGTCTTTTAGTGGGAAGGCCTTAAGTATATATGCTATCCACCATCATTAATTAATGCATATGTAAAACACCAAATTCTTTTATTCTAATCTCTATTTAGATTTAAAACTAGATAATAATTGATCCGATTAgatcaaatttcattttaatataaaaaaccactttaaaattgctaatattttttctgataaaataaaaaattataaaaaacttgatcttatatatataactcaGGCGTCctattgaatcaaaagaaagttttttctataaagCTTTAAATAGAAACATTACTAttgttttggattaaaaaagaagaagaaaggtttatactaactttttaaatttcaacaaGTTATCAATCAAATTTTCACCTCGAACATCCTACAAAATTGGAACACTCATATTGAAGTATGACCTTAGATAAAGAAATTCTAGAACGTAGATGGCCAATCCTCTGTCTCCAACCAGATTCACATGTATTATGTTGTGTTCCCACATGACGGGAGAAGCAGCAATGCAGAATTTTATAAGGTTTAGTTGACAAAGTTTAGGTGATCCTCGCCATGTGAAACCGAGGAAAGTTAAGCAGGTCATCCTCTCCTGTTTTTTCCATGCAGAATCATTGAATATTTCTGAAAAGTATTTGATCTAGCTAGTTCTCGAAAATGAAAAGTATTCTCGAGGTCAGATTTTCTTCCATGTGTAAAACTTGTAGATGGCGATCCTCTCCATGCGTTGTACCGTGGATTCcatcaaatttcattttaatataagaaaaacactttaaaattgctaaaaatatttttaataaattaaaaaaaattaaaaaattaatctgataTAACTCACGCCTCCTATTAGATCGAAAGAAAGTTTTTGCTATAAAGCTTTAAATAGAACATTACTATTGTTTTggattaaaagagagagagagagaaaggtttatactaactttttaaatttcaacaaGTTATCAATCAAATTTTCACCTCTAACATCCTACAAAATTGGAACGCTCAAGGATTATGACATTAGATAAAGAAATTCTAGAACGTAGATGGCCAATCCTCTGTTCCCAACCATATAATTAGGGGGGTGTCACTGTTTCCCGTACCAAAATGCACTGtggattattataataattcacagtgcttttttttttttttatgtatttttgtatttttttttcaacatttttttaacagaaaaactaaataatatggtgaaagcactgtatcttttctcacaaaacactgtagattgctacaaattattttgttcagtctctaagtttttaattaccaacacaattttttttttcgttatgaaatatttactctatcatatttttaatttttattatttatttagtactgtttcataattataatattattaaatatatttgttttatatcatCTCGTATGTATTATTTTGTGTTCCCACATGACGGGAAAAGGAGCAACGCAGGATTTTATAAGGTTTTGTTGACAAAGTTTCATACACTTTGTGTTCAATATATAAATGGTCACCTTGTTTCTTAGCGCTACCAGAaccaatattaattattaacaaaaactaaaggtTTGCCCATATTCATTACACTGTATATTCTAATTCACAgtgtgtttgaattttttttttgttagtgaattttttgttttttcttctaaatttattACTTAGCAGTAGTTTAAGAgaaaagtattattaaattttataaagttaatGAACCTATTAACATGTTTGGTTGTTTGATCTAGCTAGTTTATGGGCAtaataaatttaactttttttaaaattttatccttatatgtttggttaattaagattttaattttataattggattttgtttgtttcacataaaatgattttttaaaaactactttccaaacttttctgtgtttgtttgttattagaaaagttggtaaaaaaaacactttccagtcaaagaaaaatttatattggtttcaggaaagtattttctttttattttgggcagaaaacactttttagaagctgtgaaaaatttagaaatattatgttatttgctgattatatcaaatttagtcctcaaacttttgattgttatttttttcttcaatttcatcccttaaaatttgatttttatatcaactttgatccatatttttatgattgttatttgtttttctcttatcattttcttaattaaattttttttattagatttgacccttatttttttattgttatttattttatttaaaataatttatgaaattataatttttttaatttcatcatcttttaatttttttatctgttagatttgatctctatttttttaattattgtttattttatttgatataatttataaaatcagattttttttttcaattttattctcatttaacattttaatttgtaagatttgttcctcattattttaataaacttgaaaaaatattaacaatttattttctagctcattttccatgacataaccaaacacaggaaaatattttccaacttatttttcatgatactaccaaacattaaaaaataattcactttctaggaattcatttttcaagaaaaccactttccaaaagaaaactactttctaacaaacaaacggggccttggTTTCATTTcgctttctatgaagttatcatagtcttaaaaAAATCTCGGTGTTTGgttgatgtttgattttataattgtttatttttgttatcatatagttaaataaaaaaatagtttaaaaaacatattataatttcAGTGGAGCCCATAACCTGATTTATAGATTTAGCGTGCTAGCTTGGGCTATCTAATTCATAGGTTTGACGAGCTTACCCACTAAccagatattattattatttttttggtcctttaattgtttttaatttgattttgttttcaatattatcctttaatattggattggttgTGAAATAGActgcatgatttatttttgtttgctttctataagattatcgttatctcaaataaatgataatttcaagttggtgctcaatttttatgagtatctatttttatcatataattaaataaaaaaaattataaaaaagttatttaaccCAACAAAGTTCATGACCAAGGTTGCAGGGGACCGACATCGATCTAATctgtaattgttttaatatttttttaaaaaatatatcatcttgaagtttttttaaaagttaagtcATGGTTTTATAAATCGTCAATATTACatttaaatctataaaattaattaatttaaatcagtTAATTCttacacaatttaatttaattgaaaactcaaatagaaaaagaatattGAATCTTTCTGACAAGTATTTCAGGGAGCAGGTAAGAACGTAGTTGGTGATCTTCTACATGTGAAACCGAGGAAAGTTAAGACGGTCATCCTCTGCTGTTTTTTCCAAGCAGAATCATTGAATCTTGCTGACAAGTATTTGATCTAGTGTTTTTCTAGTTCTAGAAAATGGGCTCTTTAATTTTTCCTCCATTTGTAGTTGAACCAACCGTCTTGTTTATAATCAGATTTCTATTCTCGAGATCAGATTTTCTTCCACGTGCAATACTTGTAGATCTCTTGCTGTCGAGTTTAGAGATCTATTTTCTAGATCGTTGTTGAAAAAATAGGTCCATTTTAGTGATGATGATGTATGTGAATAATGTAATCACTGAGTCGGCACAACAATAGTAGTGAAGAAATGCTGTCATCAGATGAAGTGGTAGGTTCACCGACTAATTATATGTGGAGCAAAaacattctaataaaaaatattttaaaaaataataaatattactgcaaaatcaaagaaacagcTCGCCGGTATATTGCCGTTTCTTTTAATTGTCTTCACAAAGGTGGTGGGAGGGGAATCATGCTTGGTACAAACCAGAAGACGGAAAATAAAAATGCGGTGGATACTGTGGTGGTCGGTACGGTTAAGGTTTGAGactcaagaaaacaaaagtatGGTCATTAAGCCAAGTCTACTACTAGCTGCTCTACAATTCAATATATAACAAGGCATTGCTTATTAAGCAACGCCAACGGtgtatatcattttcttttcaattaatgtATAGGATAAGAAACTACGTATCAATATTCACATTTAACAGCCTAAATATCTAATATAATCATGATTCGGCAATAAggtataagaaattaaaaactttttaatttagaaaatcatatgacatatatattttattgttatgaaTATAATCAAGCTAGTTGCCTGCACTTCAACTTAAATGTTGAttaataaaccctaaaaaaaaggaatatatatataaacacgaagagaagagagaaagacattattcatcaatattttattttattcaacaaTTAAAAGATATGATGTATTTATTATACACCacatcataaaatattattcattgcaataatttcttctctttttgcctatgatttttctctttaaaaaaaattatgttttttttattttatcttacaACATTAATTTATTAGAGATTGAGCATCATGATTTATTAAGCTTTGTTTTCTACGTGGTTATTTCAGTTTCATAATCCATGTTGCGGGTTTAGTAAGTTAATCaattgactcggtttttttgaattattttttaattttatcctttaatattagattgatcaaggattagacttcataatttgttttagtttactttctattatgttatcttgatctcattaCCTAAATCACGAGTTTTATGGGTTAACCTGTATTTACTCGAGTCATTttattatgtcattttttagattgagaatttttccaatttcattcttaaaaaattgtttgattaggaattgtgcttaataatttattttagtttggtttatatgatgttatccaagtctcatgacccgagtcgtGAGTTTAGCAGGATAACTCAGGTTCAATcgggtcattttttttgtttgctttttaagaggttattatggtctcatgaatcaggtcatgagtttgacgggttaattcTGGTtgatttaagtaattttttttaatataatttttttttagttttatcatttaacattaagttgattgtgaattgaactttataatctatttagatttactttttatgaggttatcttagtCTTTTATGACTTAATTCAtgaatttgacaggttaacttaagttgattcaggttatttttttaattatatcttttaatatttaattgattgatcagaataaaaaataataattgaaaaggcTTAGTTTAGCATATTAAACTgcatatttcaaagatgcacaAGTGAATTGAGGATAGCACTTGGCTGTTGAAACGAACACCTACAAAAGGATGacacaaattaatatatttaattaaaaaataataatatgaatggACTTCTGTAAATGGAAAGTTTTCCTCTAGTTTGATAGGGACCAAAGAGTTGTTGGGTATCCCAAGTTAATATGAGATCTCTagcttattttttaagagaagcAACCTCTATATACTATTAAATAAATCCctgcagattttttttattattatttttgttaggaAAAGTTTCCTCCCAAGCTAAACTAGGAAGCAACGGTAACCCCATGTTTGTTTAAACATTATCTGCTTGGACTCAAGGCTACTACTATATAATGGCACGAGGGAGGGTCATGAACCATCCCACGAGAGAGAGATCAGGTAGAGAGAGAAtaagcgagagagagagagagagagagaaatcagATGGAGATCAAAAGCAAAGTGCTCGTTATAGGGGGGACTGGGTACCTGGGAAAGAGGCTGGTGAAGGCAAGTTTAGGTCAGGGCCATGAAACATACGTATTGTATAGGCCAGAGGTAGGTGTTGATATTGAAAAGGTTCAAATGTTACTGTCATTCAAGGAGCAAGGAGCCCATCTTGTGCAAGGTTCCTTTAATGATCAGCGAAGCCTTGTCGACGCGGTTAAGTTAGTTGATGTAGTTATCTGTGCAGTTTCCGGTGTCCATTTCAGGAGCCACCAAATCCTCCTCCAACTCAAGCTTGTTGATGCTATCAAAGAGGCTGGAAATGTTAAGGTAGATAACTTATATGAATATATGAATCGCCTGTTCTTTCTTTAATGATAGTAGTGTATTATCTTTTGTTATTTCCAACTTCGTTCCtaatttccttctctctctgtGGCTTGACCACTTCTCAGTCATCATTAATGTTGTATAATTAAGtacaaacattaaattaaagggtgaaatttGTCGCAGAGATTTTTGCCCTCCGAATTCGGCACTGACCCTGCAAAAATGGAGAATGCTATGGAACCTGGACGGGTTACATTTGACGATAAAATGTTAGTTAGGAAAGCAATTGAAGATGCTGGAATTCCCTTTACATATGTTTCTGCAAACTGCTTTGCTGGATACTTTCTTGGAGGTTTATGTCAACCTGGGCACATCATTCCTTCAAGGGAACATGTATCCATACTGGGAAACGGCAAAGAAAAGGGTACCTCGATATTAAGGATGGTTAATTACTACATAGCTAGATCGTTTTTCTCTGGTAATTTGtgcttaattgaaaattagaaaaatacgTTCTAATCTCTTTTCCTACGTGTATTTGATTCGACAGCAATTTATGTTGATGAAGATGACATTGCCATGTACACTATCAAGACCGTAGATGACCCTCGGACCCTGAACAAGACATTGTACATTAGGCCACCCAACAACATACTATCTCAAAGAGAAGTAGTTCAGATATGGGAGAAACTCATCGGGAAAGAGCTGCGTAAATCTACAATTTCCTCGGAAGAGTTCCTGGCTTGCATGAGAGGTGAGGggttgtttgtttttctgtattttcaagtaaaaatacaCGGCATATATACTTAGATATCAGAAGTAAAGGTAACAATCAATAATTCGAATAAATTATCCTTGTATGATTAATGCCTAATCAACTTGCTTGTTTTGTGTCCATGaacaaaaatgaagaacaaGATTATGCTGAGCAAGTTGGATTG from the Populus nigra chromosome 1, ddPopNigr1.1, whole genome shotgun sequence genome contains:
- the LOC133699112 gene encoding bifunctional pinoresinol-lariciresinol reductase 2-like, with the translated sequence MEIKSKVLVIGGTGYLGKRLVKASLGQGHETYVLYRPEVGVDIEKVQMLLSFKEQGAHLVQGSFNDQRSLVDAVKLVDVVICAVSGVHFRSHQILLQLKLVDAIKEAGNVKRFLPSEFGTDPAKMENAMEPGRVTFDDKMLVRKAIEDAGIPFTYVSANCFAGYFLGGLCQPGHIIPSREHVSILGNGKEKAIYVDEDDIAMYTIKTVDDPRTLNKTLYIRPPNNILSQREVVQIWEKLIGKELRKSTISSEEFLACMREQDYAEQVGLTHYYHVCYEGCLTNFEIGDEGEEASELYPEVKYTTVEKYMKRYL